A single genomic interval of Rhodoligotrophos appendicifer harbors:
- a CDS encoding ABC transporter substrate-binding protein: MTTVPGPAAQASSAAETLIGNFHAGLLSTMKQGASLGYAGRAQRLAPLVRRTFGLQTMARLIVGSQWGSLSASERRSIEDAFAKWVIANYASRFDSWGGESFVTDGVTDGGRQTVIVNTQIVPQGVKLGYRVLNGRVIDVYLSGSISQLAQWRSEFGAVLQQQGPKGLVARLEAGARQLSQ, encoded by the coding sequence GTGACAACCGTTCCTGGGCCAGCCGCGCAAGCCAGCAGCGCCGCAGAGACTTTGATCGGAAACTTTCACGCGGGCCTCCTCTCGACGATGAAACAGGGAGCCAGTTTAGGATATGCCGGACGCGCTCAACGGCTCGCCCCTTTAGTTCGACGCACTTTCGGCTTGCAGACTATGGCCCGGCTCATTGTCGGTTCACAGTGGGGATCGCTCAGTGCGTCCGAACGGCGGTCAATCGAAGATGCTTTCGCCAAATGGGTGATCGCCAATTATGCGAGCCGATTTGATTCTTGGGGTGGCGAAAGCTTTGTGACAGATGGCGTGACTGATGGTGGACGACAGACGGTGATCGTGAACACGCAGATCGTTCCGCAAGGCGTCAAGCTCGGATATCGCGTCCTCAATGGACGGGTGATCGATGTTTATCTCAGCGGCTCAATCAGTCAGCTTGCTCAATGGCGCTCCGAATTCGGAGCTGTCCTGCAGCAGCAAGGTCCCAAGGGGCTGGTCGCTCGATTAGAGGCCGGTGCACGGCAGCTCTCCCAATAA
- a CDS encoding glycosyltransferase — protein MGLALEIIKTVASVPILGGTIFSLLCVLATWRLLAARTRITPSFFPPVSILKPVYGLDRDLEDNLLSFCRQDYPEFQLVLCVQRLNDPALPILRRVAHRYPEIVTLVVKESEPVFNGKIQNISNGLEAALHEFLVISDADVRVAPDYLRTIISPLHDPAVGFSCTLYRTADARTTYDKLELLSMNADFLPSLLFTAWTNAAVFCLGATVAVRRTDVDAVGGIPSLAEFLVEDQEMGRRLVQAGKRMSLSPTFVDIIPDYRTFRQWWSHQVYWDQNTKAANPLGFALTILTRAIPFALIFLLADGFGPLGSMVFAFALTARLGTAAVISRMLGDRESLRALWLLPFRDLLGLVSWAAALSKRTFLWRGNRFRLDRRGRIFRVRPGQVTVSRS, from the coding sequence GTGGGCTTGGCGTTGGAAATTATTAAGACAGTTGCATCTGTCCCTATCTTGGGCGGCACGATTTTTTCCCTTCTGTGTGTCCTCGCAACTTGGCGTCTGTTGGCGGCAAGGACACGCATTACCCCTTCATTTTTCCCCCCGGTTTCTATCCTCAAGCCGGTCTATGGTCTGGATCGCGACCTGGAGGACAACCTTCTCAGCTTTTGCCGGCAGGACTATCCAGAATTCCAGTTGGTTCTGTGCGTTCAGCGGCTAAACGATCCCGCTTTGCCGATCTTGAGGCGGGTCGCACATCGTTATCCGGAAATTGTCACCTTGGTGGTGAAGGAGAGCGAGCCCGTCTTTAACGGAAAAATCCAGAACATTTCCAATGGCCTGGAGGCAGCACTCCATGAATTCTTGGTGATCAGCGATGCTGATGTGCGTGTGGCGCCCGATTATCTTCGGACCATCATCTCGCCGCTTCATGATCCGGCTGTCGGCTTCTCGTGCACACTTTACCGTACGGCGGACGCACGCACGACATATGACAAGCTCGAACTGTTGAGCATGAACGCTGACTTTTTACCGAGCCTCCTGTTTACGGCTTGGACCAACGCCGCTGTTTTTTGCTTGGGTGCGACGGTGGCTGTCCGGCGCACAGACGTCGACGCTGTTGGTGGTATCCCCTCCCTGGCGGAGTTCCTCGTGGAGGATCAGGAAATGGGCCGACGTTTGGTCCAGGCCGGAAAGCGAATGAGCCTGTCTCCCACCTTTGTTGATATTATCCCCGATTATCGAACTTTTCGTCAGTGGTGGAGCCACCAGGTGTATTGGGATCAAAATACCAAAGCGGCAAATCCCCTTGGTTTCGCTTTGACAATCCTGACACGCGCCATTCCCTTTGCCCTCATCTTTCTGCTGGCGGATGGTTTTGGGCCACTCGGTTCAATGGTTTTTGCATTTGCTTTGACGGCACGTTTAGGTACAGCAGCGGTCATCTCGCGAATGCTCGGAGATCGCGAGTCACTTCGAGCCCTTTGGCTACTGCCCTTTCGGGATCTTTTAGGCTTGGTTTCGTGGGCAGCAGCCCTCAGCAAGAGAACCTTCCTCTGGCGCGGCAATCGCTTCCGGTTGGACCGTCGCGGCCGGATATTTAGAGTTCGGCCCGGCCAAGTGACAGTTTCAAGGTCGTAA